One segment of Streptomyces sp. NA02950 DNA contains the following:
- a CDS encoding MerR family transcriptional regulator: MTDRRLWSYKEIAAHIGVQTDTVRSYRKHGLLPPPDLVERGKPFWYADTVRSWVARRPGNRRGRRDAP; this comes from the coding sequence ATGACCGACCGGAGGCTGTGGTCGTACAAGGAGATCGCCGCGCATATCGGGGTCCAGACCGACACCGTACGGTCGTACCGCAAGCACGGACTGCTGCCGCCTCCCGACTTGGTGGAGCGCGGCAAACCGTTCTGGTACGCGGACACCGTCCGGTCCTGGGTGGCCCGCAGACCCGGCAACCGACGCGGGCGGCGCGACGCCCCTTAG
- a CDS encoding sugar phosphate isomerase/epimerase has translation MTAAASPVPALDRIRVGSAPDSWGVWFPDDEQQVPWQRFLDEVAEAGYSWIELGPYGYLPTDPARLTEETGRRGLTVSAGTVFTSLHRGPDVWDATWAHVAQVAELTRAMDAKHLVVIPSFWRDDKTAEIIEPRELTAEQWRHLSTGMERLGREVRERYGLEIVVHPHADTHIDTEENVARFLDATDSGLVNLCLDTGHYAYCGGDSVKLIETYGERIGYLHLKQVDPEILADVVKNGVPFGPAVQRGVMCEPPNGVPELAPVLAAAQKLDVDLFAIVEQDMYPCPPDQPFPIAERTRRFLRSCGA, from the coding sequence ATGACTGCCGCCGCCTCTCCCGTACCCGCCCTGGACCGCATCCGGGTCGGCTCGGCCCCCGACTCGTGGGGGGTGTGGTTCCCCGACGACGAGCAGCAGGTCCCCTGGCAGCGCTTCCTCGACGAGGTAGCGGAGGCCGGCTACTCCTGGATCGAGTTGGGTCCGTACGGCTATCTGCCGACCGACCCGGCCCGGCTCACCGAGGAGACCGGCCGCCGCGGGCTCACCGTCTCGGCCGGCACCGTCTTCACCTCGCTGCACCGCGGACCCGACGTCTGGGACGCCACCTGGGCGCATGTCGCCCAGGTCGCCGAGCTGACCCGGGCGATGGACGCGAAGCACCTGGTGGTCATCCCCTCCTTCTGGCGGGACGACAAGACCGCCGAGATCATCGAGCCCCGGGAGCTGACCGCCGAGCAGTGGCGCCATCTGTCCACCGGGATGGAGCGGCTCGGCCGTGAGGTGCGGGAGCGCTACGGCCTGGAGATCGTCGTCCACCCGCACGCCGACACCCACATCGACACCGAGGAGAACGTCGCCCGCTTCCTGGACGCGACCGACTCCGGCCTGGTCAACCTGTGTCTGGACACCGGGCACTACGCCTACTGCGGCGGCGACAGCGTCAAGCTCATCGAGACCTACGGCGAGCGCATCGGCTATCTCCACCTCAAGCAGGTGGACCCGGAGATCCTGGCCGACGTGGTGAAGAACGGGGTGCCGTTCGGCCCGGCCGTCCAGCGCGGGGTGATGTGCGAGCCGCCGAACGGTGTGCCCGAGCTGGCACCGGTCCTCGCCGCCGCCCAGAAGCTGGATGTGGACCTATTCGCCATCGTCGAGCAGGACATGTACCCCTGCCCGCCCGACCAGCCCTTCCCGATCGCCGAGCGCACCCGCCGCTTCCTGCGCTCCTGCGGCGCCTGA
- a CDS encoding deoxyribose-phosphate aldolase gives MSISISDLVTVRSRHPEAIAEAAARRVRRPLIGDSGRLMIVAADHPARGALAVGDHKLAMANRADLLERLCTALSRPGVDGVLATADILEDLLLLGALEGKVVMGSMNRGGLAGATFELDDRFTGHRPQDIARLRFDAGKLLLRIDYSDAGSLTTMVTTARAIDEMAEHRLPVFVEPFISRRTDGRVRNDLGAEAVTRSIAIASGLAGTSAYTWLKVPVTDDPDEMAAVMETSTLPAVLLGGEVGRDQEGAYERWRKALRLPTVQGLVVGRSLLYPAEGSVETAVDTAVGLL, from the coding sequence TTGAGCATCAGCATCTCCGACCTCGTCACGGTGCGCAGCCGCCACCCGGAGGCCATCGCCGAGGCGGCCGCCCGCCGGGTCCGCCGCCCCCTGATCGGTGACAGCGGCCGGCTGATGATCGTGGCCGCCGACCATCCGGCGCGCGGCGCACTCGCCGTCGGAGACCACAAGCTGGCCATGGCCAACCGAGCCGATCTGCTGGAGCGGCTGTGCACGGCGCTGTCCCGCCCCGGTGTCGACGGGGTGCTCGCCACCGCCGACATCCTGGAGGACCTGCTGCTGCTCGGTGCTCTCGAGGGCAAGGTCGTGATGGGTTCGATGAACCGCGGCGGGCTGGCCGGGGCCACCTTCGAGCTGGACGACCGGTTCACCGGTCACCGCCCCCAGGACATCGCCCGGCTCCGCTTCGACGCGGGGAAGCTGCTGCTGCGCATCGACTACTCCGACGCGGGCTCGCTGACCACCATGGTCACCACCGCCCGCGCCATCGACGAGATGGCCGAGCACCGGTTGCCGGTCTTCGTCGAGCCGTTCATATCCCGGCGGACGGACGGCCGGGTCCGCAACGACCTGGGCGCCGAGGCCGTCACCAGGTCCATCGCCATCGCGTCCGGACTCGCCGGGACCTCCGCCTACACCTGGCTGAAGGTGCCGGTCACCGACGACCCGGACGAGATGGCCGCCGTCATGGAGACCAGCACCCTTCCGGCGGTACTGCTCGGCGGCGAGGTGGGAAGGGACCAGGAAGGGGCGTACGAGCGATGGCGCAAAGCCCTGCGGCTGCCGACCGTCCAGGGGCTGGTCGTCGGCCGCTCGTTGCTCTATCCGGCGGAGGGCAGCGTCGAGACCGCTGTGGACACCGCCGTCGGACTGCTCTGA
- a CDS encoding Gfo/Idh/MocA family protein: MTQQGTLGIAVIGTGKMGADHVRRINDVISGARVAAVVDIDEARAKSVADTAEGCRAFTDPAAAMSAPGVDAVLIASPGPAHEAALLSAFERDLPVLCEKPLTPDSASALRVLEAEQELGHRRVQVGFMRRYDSEFMKLKALLATGELGRPLMLHCRHRNASVHSYFTTEMLISDSVVHEMDQSRWLLEQEITTVTVLKPTPSGNAPEGLGDPQLVIFETSGGALVTVEMFATCGFGYQVQTEAVCERGTARVGDAHGMLVNRPGGWGGEIAPDFVARFEEAYDREVQAWVDATRRGVVEGPSTWDGYAAAAVCEAGLRAQRTGERTAVEMIERPALYR, from the coding sequence ATGACCCAGCAGGGGACGCTCGGGATCGCCGTCATCGGGACCGGCAAGATGGGCGCCGACCATGTCCGCCGGATCAATGACGTGATCAGCGGCGCGCGGGTGGCGGCCGTGGTCGACATCGACGAGGCGCGCGCCAAGTCGGTCGCCGACACGGCCGAGGGCTGCCGGGCGTTCACCGATCCGGCCGCCGCGATGTCCGCGCCCGGCGTGGACGCCGTGCTGATCGCCTCACCCGGGCCCGCGCACGAGGCCGCGCTGCTCAGCGCGTTCGAGCGGGATCTGCCGGTGCTGTGCGAGAAGCCGCTCACCCCGGACTCGGCGTCCGCGCTGCGGGTTCTGGAGGCCGAGCAGGAGCTGGGCCACCGCCGGGTCCAGGTCGGCTTCATGCGCCGCTACGACTCCGAGTTCATGAAGCTCAAGGCGCTGCTGGCCACCGGCGAGCTGGGCCGTCCGCTGATGCTGCACTGCCGCCACCGCAATGCCTCGGTGCACTCGTACTTCACCACCGAGATGCTGATCAGCGACTCGGTGGTGCATGAGATGGACCAGTCGCGCTGGCTGCTGGAGCAGGAGATCACCACGGTGACGGTGCTCAAGCCGACGCCCAGCGGCAACGCGCCCGAGGGGCTCGGCGACCCCCAATTGGTGATCTTCGAGACCAGCGGCGGTGCGCTCGTCACCGTCGAGATGTTCGCCACCTGCGGCTTCGGCTACCAGGTGCAGACCGAGGCGGTCTGCGAACGCGGCACCGCGCGGGTCGGCGACGCCCACGGCATGCTGGTCAACCGCCCCGGCGGCTGGGGCGGCGAGATCGCCCCGGACTTCGTGGCCCGCTTCGAGGAGGCGTACGACCGGGAGGTGCAGGCGTGGGTCGACGCCACCCGGCGCGGGGTGGTCGAGGGGCCCAGCACCTGGGACGGCTATGCCGCGGCCGCCGTCTGCGAGGCGGGGCTGCGGGCCCAGAGGACCGGTGAGCGCACGGCCGTCGAAATGATCGAGCGCCCGGCCCTCTACCGCTGA
- the iolC gene encoding 5-dehydro-2-deoxygluconokinase, which translates to MSEPYDLITMGRIGVDLYPLQTGVPLPQVESFGKFLGGSATNVAVSAARFGRRAAVISRTGADPFGDYIHQELRAFGVDDRFVTPVEEYPTPITFCEIFPPDDFPLYFYRRPKAPDLEIHPEELDLDAVRAARIFWMTGTGLSEEPSRTSTLAALATRAKNGTTVFDLDWRPMFWRDPGTARPFYAAALRHATVAVGNVDECEIATGVREPSACAEALLAAGVELAVVKQGPKGVLAVHRDGTTAEVPPVPVEVVNGLGAGDAFGGALCHGLLSGWDLERIMRYANVAGAIVASRLACSSAMPTAAEVEALLTGD; encoded by the coding sequence ATGAGTGAGCCGTACGACCTGATCACGATGGGCCGGATCGGAGTGGATCTCTATCCGCTCCAGACCGGTGTCCCTCTGCCGCAGGTCGAGTCGTTCGGAAAGTTCCTCGGCGGCTCGGCGACCAACGTCGCGGTCTCCGCCGCCCGCTTCGGCCGCCGAGCCGCGGTCATCAGCCGCACCGGGGCGGACCCCTTCGGTGACTACATCCACCAGGAGCTGCGGGCGTTCGGGGTGGACGACCGCTTCGTCACCCCGGTCGAGGAGTATCCGACCCCGATCACCTTCTGCGAGATCTTCCCGCCGGACGACTTCCCGCTGTACTTCTACCGCCGCCCCAAGGCGCCCGATCTGGAGATCCACCCCGAGGAACTGGACCTCGACGCCGTCCGCGCGGCCCGCATCTTCTGGATGACCGGCACCGGTCTGAGCGAGGAGCCCAGCCGCACCAGCACCCTCGCCGCCCTGGCCACCCGCGCCAAGAACGGCACCACCGTCTTCGACCTCGACTGGCGGCCCATGTTCTGGCGCGACCCCGGCACCGCCCGCCCCTTCTACGCCGCGGCGCTGCGCCACGCCACCGTCGCCGTCGGCAACGTGGACGAGTGCGAGATCGCCACCGGGGTCCGCGAACCCTCCGCCTGCGCCGAGGCCCTGCTGGCGGCGGGCGTGGAACTGGCCGTCGTCAAACAGGGACCCAAGGGCGTCCTCGCCGTGCACCGCGACGGCACCACCGCCGAGGTCCCGCCGGTCCCGGTGGAGGTGGTCAACGGACTCGGCGCGGGCGACGCGTTCGGCGGTGCCCTGTGCCACGGCCTGCTCTCCGGCTGGGACCTGGAACGGATCATGCGGTACGCCAACGTGGCGGGCGCCATCGTCGCGTCCCGGCTCGCCTGCTCGTCCGCGATGCCCACGGCGGCCGAGGTCGAGGCCCTGCTCACCGGGGACTGA
- a CDS encoding MMPL family transporter → MTAVNRPSGDRIGGWTRLVTARPRLSLLLALLFTALAVVAGSGVADRMGSGGWEDPASQSSYATKALEKHFPTSQPNLILLVDSGRATVDDPAVAAEGRALAKKLAQEESVTGVTSYWDTGAATLRHRDRGEAIIAARIVGDESAANKALERLAPHYRGDHGPVEVSIGGMVAVRHELQTTIQEDLLRAEMIALPITLVLLVMVFGSAVAALLPLGVGIIAILGTNAVLRGLTEFTDVSVFAQNLTTALGLGLAIDYALFIVRRFREELATGAATLPAVAATLRTAGRTVLFSALTVAVSLAAMLVFPQYFLRSFAYAGIAVVLIAAAAALVVLPAVLVLLGDRVNSLDLMKLLRRGRPARTGEPGRGWGRLARLVMRRAPLFALATVVGLVALGLPFLRVEFGTADDRQLPTSAESHTVQQHIRDGFPGGPGGAVEIIAEGRPGTRALADYSAKLSTLPDVRRVDSPAGQFAGGRQIARPGPAEAARAAQGGAYLTVLAKGEAVDAASQDLVRDVRAQHPPFSASVTGTAAVLVDTKDSIADRLPWAAAIIAAVTLLLVFLLTGSVLIPIQAVLLNALSLTAMFGAVVWVFQDGHLSGPLSFTTSGDIETTLPVLMFCVAFGLSMDYGVFLLSRMKEEYDRTGNHTAAVEFGLRRTGGLITAAALILAVVMVAIGTSRVTNTKMLGLGIALAVLMDAMVVRSLLVPAVMRLTGRATWWAPGPLRRLHARIGLSEGESVPTGGGGSGDDTGPRSEEGLRDPVRAGH, encoded by the coding sequence ATGACCGCTGTCAACCGGCCGTCGGGGGACCGGATCGGAGGATGGACCCGCCTGGTCACGGCGCGCCCCCGGCTCTCCTTGCTGCTCGCCCTGCTCTTCACCGCACTCGCCGTGGTGGCGGGCAGCGGTGTCGCCGACCGGATGGGCAGCGGCGGCTGGGAGGACCCGGCCTCCCAGTCCTCCTACGCCACCAAGGCGTTGGAGAAGCACTTCCCGACCTCCCAGCCCAATCTGATCCTGCTGGTCGACAGCGGCAGGGCCACGGTGGACGACCCGGCCGTCGCCGCCGAGGGCCGCGCGCTCGCCAAGAAGCTGGCCCAGGAGGAGTCGGTCACCGGCGTCACCTCCTACTGGGACACCGGCGCGGCCACCCTCCGCCACCGGGACCGCGGCGAGGCGATCATCGCCGCGCGCATCGTGGGCGACGAATCCGCCGCCAACAAGGCGCTGGAGCGGCTCGCCCCGCACTACCGCGGGGACCACGGCCCGGTCGAGGTGTCGATCGGCGGCATGGTCGCGGTCCGCCATGAGCTCCAGACCACCATCCAGGAGGATCTGCTGCGGGCCGAGATGATCGCCCTGCCCATCACCCTGGTGCTGCTCGTCATGGTCTTCGGCAGCGCGGTGGCCGCCCTGCTCCCGCTCGGTGTGGGGATCATCGCCATCCTGGGCACCAACGCGGTGCTGCGCGGCCTCACCGAATTCACCGATGTCTCGGTCTTCGCGCAGAACCTCACCACCGCGCTCGGCCTCGGACTGGCCATCGACTACGCCCTGTTCATCGTGCGCCGCTTCCGCGAGGAACTGGCCACCGGCGCCGCCACCCTGCCCGCCGTGGCCGCCACCCTGCGCACCGCCGGGCGCACCGTGCTCTTCTCGGCGCTGACCGTCGCCGTCTCGCTCGCCGCCATGCTGGTCTTCCCGCAGTACTTCCTGCGCTCCTTCGCCTATGCGGGCATCGCCGTGGTGCTGATCGCCGCGGCTGCCGCCCTGGTGGTGCTGCCCGCGGTGCTGGTGCTCCTCGGCGACCGGGTCAACTCCCTCGATCTGATGAAGCTGCTGCGCCGCGGCCGCCCTGCCCGTACCGGGGAGCCCGGCCGGGGTTGGGGGCGGCTCGCCCGGCTGGTCATGCGGCGCGCCCCGCTGTTCGCGCTGGCCACCGTCGTCGGGCTGGTCGCGCTCGGACTGCCCTTCCTGAGGGTGGAGTTCGGCACCGCGGACGACCGTCAGCTGCCCACGAGCGCCGAGTCGCACACGGTCCAGCAGCACATCCGGGACGGCTTCCCCGGCGGCCCCGGCGGCGCCGTCGAAATCATCGCCGAGGGACGCCCCGGCACCCGCGCCCTCGCCGACTACAGCGCCAAGCTCTCCACGCTGCCCGATGTGCGGCGGGTCGACAGCCCCGCGGGCCAGTTCGCGGGCGGCCGGCAGATCGCCCGGCCCGGCCCGGCCGAGGCGGCGCGCGCGGCCCAGGGGGGCGCGTACCTCACCGTGCTGGCCAAGGGCGAGGCGGTGGACGCCGCGAGCCAGGATCTGGTGCGGGACGTCCGCGCCCAGCACCCCCCGTTCAGCGCCTCGGTGACCGGCACCGCCGCCGTCCTGGTGGACACCAAGGACTCCATAGCCGACCGGCTGCCCTGGGCCGCCGCGATCATCGCCGCCGTCACCCTGCTGCTGGTCTTCCTGCTCACCGGCAGTGTGCTGATACCGATCCAGGCGGTGCTGCTCAACGCGCTCAGTCTCACCGCGATGTTCGGCGCGGTGGTGTGGGTCTTCCAGGACGGGCATCTGTCCGGCCCGCTGTCCTTCACCACCTCCGGCGACATCGAGACCACTCTGCCGGTGCTGATGTTCTGCGTCGCCTTCGGCCTCTCCATGGACTACGGCGTCTTCCTGCTCTCCCGGATGAAGGAGGAGTACGACCGCACCGGGAACCACACGGCGGCCGTGGAGTTCGGACTGCGGCGCACCGGCGGACTGATCACGGCGGCCGCGCTGATCCTCGCCGTGGTCATGGTCGCCATCGGCACCTCGCGGGTCACCAACACCAAGATGCTGGGCCTGGGCATCGCCCTGGCGGTGCTGATGGACGCCATGGTGGTGCGCAGTCTGCTGGTGCCCGCGGTGATGCGGCTGACCGGCCGGGCCACCTGGTGGGCGCCGGGCCCGCTGCGCCGGCTGCACGCCAGGATCGGACTGAGTGAGGGGGAGTCCGTCCCGACCGGGGGCGGCGGCAGCGGGGATGACACCGGGCCCCGCAGCGAGGAGGGGCTGCGGGACCCGGTCCGCGCGGGGCACTGA
- a CDS encoding ATP-binding cassette domain-containing protein — MASKDITKTGGTDEPVVRLKGIGKLYGTVRALEGIDLDVRPGKVTCVLGDNGAGKSTLIKIVSGLHQHDEGQYLVDGKPVRLNNPREALDLGIATVYQDLATVPLMPVWRNFFLGSELTKGPWPFRRLDIERMKRTTGEELSAMGIHLDNLEQPIGTLSGGQRQSVAIARAVHFGARVLILDEPTAALGVKQSGVVLKYIAAARERGLGVIFITHNPHHAYMVGDHFSVLRLGAMELNAAREDVSLEELTNHMAGGAELAALKHELAQVRGVDVEELPEVVKTPNP, encoded by the coding sequence GTGGCATCGAAGGACATCACGAAGACCGGCGGGACCGACGAACCGGTCGTCCGGCTCAAGGGCATCGGCAAGCTCTACGGCACCGTGCGCGCCCTGGAGGGCATCGACCTCGACGTCCGGCCGGGCAAGGTGACCTGCGTCCTGGGCGACAACGGCGCCGGGAAGTCCACCCTGATCAAGATCGTGTCCGGACTGCACCAGCACGACGAGGGCCAGTACCTCGTCGACGGCAAGCCGGTGCGGCTGAACAACCCCCGTGAGGCCCTGGACCTCGGCATCGCCACCGTCTACCAGGACCTGGCCACGGTGCCGCTGATGCCGGTGTGGCGGAACTTCTTCCTCGGCTCGGAGCTGACCAAGGGCCCCTGGCCGTTCCGCCGCCTCGACATCGAGCGGATGAAGCGGACCACCGGCGAGGAGCTGTCCGCCATGGGCATCCACCTCGACAACCTGGAACAGCCCATCGGCACCCTCTCCGGCGGCCAGCGGCAGTCCGTGGCCATCGCACGGGCCGTCCACTTCGGCGCCCGGGTGCTGATCCTGGACGAGCCCACCGCGGCGCTCGGCGTCAAGCAGTCCGGTGTGGTGCTGAAGTACATCGCGGCGGCGCGGGAGCGCGGCCTCGGCGTCATCTTCATCACCCACAACCCGCACCACGCCTATATGGTCGGCGACCACTTCTCGGTGCTCCGACTGGGCGCAATGGAGCTGAACGCCGCCCGCGAGGACGTCAGCCTCGAGGAGCTGACCAACCACATGGCCGGTGGCGCCGAACTGGCCGCCCTCAAGCACGAGCTCGCGCAGGTCCGCGGGGTCGATGTGGAGGAGCTGCCGGAGGTCGTGAAGACGCCCAACCCCTGA
- a CDS encoding Gfo/Idh/MocA family oxidoreductase, translating to MRIGFLGAGRIGSFHAAALAATDGVDELLIGDADSARAAELAARIGADATVPVTAAVSVDAVFSGGIDALVIATATASHAGLITRAARAGLPAYCEKPIALDLAGTVRALSEVESAGTMLQLGFQRRFDAGYRAAREALREGRLGRVHTIRAITSDAAPPPPEFLPHSGGLIRDCLVHDFDAVRWLTGREVVEVFASGSADGAAFFREAGDVDTAAALLTLDDGTLVTATATRYNGAGYDVRMELSGERDQLVVGLDGRTPFTSAEPDGPAGPARPWAHFLERFADAYRSELAAFVRAARGAAPNPCSGQQALYALLVAEACELSRLEHRPVRLEEITTRMSELGA from the coding sequence ATGCGCATCGGATTTCTCGGCGCCGGGCGGATCGGCTCCTTCCATGCCGCCGCCCTCGCCGCCACGGACGGCGTCGACGAACTGCTGATCGGGGACGCCGACAGCGCGCGGGCCGCCGAACTGGCGGCGCGGATCGGCGCGGACGCCACCGTGCCGGTGACCGCCGCCGTATCGGTGGACGCGGTCTTCAGCGGCGGGATCGACGCGTTGGTGATCGCCACCGCGACCGCCTCGCACGCCGGGCTGATCACCCGGGCGGCGCGGGCCGGGCTGCCCGCGTACTGCGAGAAGCCCATCGCCCTGGACCTGGCGGGCACCGTCCGGGCGCTGAGCGAGGTCGAGTCGGCCGGGACCATGCTCCAGTTGGGCTTCCAGCGGCGGTTCGACGCCGGATACCGGGCCGCACGGGAGGCGCTGCGCGAGGGACGGCTCGGCCGGGTGCACACCATCCGGGCGATCACCTCGGACGCCGCTCCCCCGCCGCCGGAGTTCCTGCCCCACTCCGGCGGGCTGATCCGGGACTGTCTGGTGCATGACTTCGACGCCGTGCGCTGGCTGACCGGGCGTGAGGTGGTGGAGGTATTCGCGTCCGGCTCGGCGGACGGTGCCGCGTTCTTCCGGGAGGCGGGCGATGTGGACACCGCGGCGGCGCTGCTGACGCTGGACGACGGCACGCTGGTGACCGCGACCGCCACCCGCTACAACGGCGCCGGATACGACGTGCGGATGGAACTGTCGGGCGAGCGCGACCAGTTGGTGGTGGGACTGGACGGCCGTACGCCCTTCACCTCTGCCGAACCGGACGGACCCGCCGGTCCCGCCCGGCCCTGGGCGCACTTCCTGGAGCGGTTCGCGGACGCCTACCGGTCGGAGCTGGCCGCCTTCGTCCGGGCGGCCCGGGGCGCGGCCCCCAACCCCTGCTCCGGTCAGCAGGCGCTCTACGCCCTGCTGGTGGCCGAGGCATGTGAGCTGTCCCGGCTGGAGCACCGCCCGGTGCGGCTGGAGGAAATCACCACACGGATGTCCGAGCTCGGAGCCTGA
- a CDS encoding substrate-binding domain-containing protein — protein MDLRINRRRGAGLAALATATVLVVAGCSSEGGKKAQESGDDIVAGKANTPRLKIAMITHAAPGDTFWDTVRKGAKAAAAKDNIELVYSSNPSGADQASLIQNAIDQKVDGIAITLAKPDAMKGAIAKAKKAGIPVVAFNAGLEQWKDMGLLEYFGQDESIAGEAFGKRLNEEGAKHNICVIQEQGHVALEARCAGVKKTFKGKTDILYVNGTDMPSVKSTIAAKLKQDSSIDHVVTLGAPFALTAVQSAKDAGGKAKVATFDLNKDLVAAVKSGDVQFAVDQQPYLQGYLAIDSMWLYRYNGNFSGGGEEPVLTGPAFVSKDNVDTIAKFAQKGTR, from the coding sequence ATGGACCTCAGAATCAACCGACGCCGCGGAGCGGGACTGGCCGCACTCGCCACCGCAACCGTCCTCGTCGTGGCGGGATGCAGCAGTGAAGGCGGCAAGAAGGCGCAGGAATCCGGCGACGACATCGTCGCCGGAAAGGCGAACACCCCCCGGCTGAAGATCGCGATGATCACTCACGCGGCACCGGGCGACACCTTCTGGGACACCGTCCGCAAGGGCGCCAAGGCCGCGGCGGCCAAGGACAACATCGAACTCGTCTACTCCAGTAACCCCAGCGGCGCCGACCAGGCCAGCCTGATCCAGAACGCCATCGACCAGAAGGTCGACGGGATCGCGATCACACTGGCCAAGCCGGACGCCATGAAGGGCGCGATAGCCAAGGCGAAGAAGGCCGGGATCCCGGTCGTCGCCTTCAACGCCGGGCTGGAGCAGTGGAAGGACATGGGCCTGCTGGAGTACTTCGGGCAGGACGAGTCCATCGCCGGTGAGGCGTTCGGCAAGCGGCTGAACGAGGAAGGCGCGAAGCACAACATCTGTGTGATCCAGGAACAGGGCCATGTCGCCCTGGAGGCCCGGTGCGCGGGTGTGAAGAAGACCTTCAAGGGCAAGACGGACATCCTCTATGTCAACGGCACCGATATGCCGTCGGTGAAGTCCACCATCGCCGCCAAGCTCAAGCAGGACTCCAGCATCGACCATGTGGTCACCCTGGGGGCCCCGTTCGCGCTGACCGCCGTGCAGTCCGCCAAGGACGCGGGCGGCAAGGCCAAGGTCGCCACCTTCGACCTCAACAAGGACCTCGTCGCCGCCGTGAAGAGCGGGGACGTGCAGTTCGCCGTCGACCAGCAGCCCTATCTCCAGGGCTATCTGGCCATCGACTCCATGTGGCTCTACCGGTACAACGGCAACTTCAGCGGCGGCGGCGAGGAACCGGTGCTGACCGGTCCGGCCTTCGTCAGCAAGGACAACGTGGACACCATCGCGAAGTTCGCACAGAAGGGGACGCGGTGA
- a CDS encoding ABC transporter permease, whose translation MTHTVTPAAATPPASPAPEPKSRRTGERSLARRVLARPEIGALVAAIGVYVFFFAVAPTFRQADSFATVLYQASTMGIMALAVSLLMIGGEFDLSAGVAVTSSALAASMLSFQLTANVWVGVIVALLVSLGVGMINGLLLIRTGLPSFLVTLASFLMLQGANLAVTKLLTGNVATDTINDMDGFDQAKSLFASELSVFGVDVKVTVVWWLVFAAIATWVLLRTKFGNWIFAAGGSKESARAVGVPVNLTKIALFMTVGFAAWFVGMHLLFEYNTVQAGEGVGNEFYYIIAAVIGGCLLTGGYGSAIGAVLGAFIFGMVNQGIVYANWNPDWFKFFVGVMLLLATLVNLWVRRQAARR comes from the coding sequence ATGACCCATACCGTCACTCCGGCGGCGGCCACGCCGCCGGCCTCCCCCGCACCGGAGCCGAAGAGCCGCCGCACCGGCGAACGCTCGCTGGCCCGCCGGGTGCTGGCCCGGCCGGAGATCGGCGCGCTGGTCGCGGCCATCGGCGTCTATGTCTTCTTCTTCGCCGTCGCCCCGACCTTCCGGCAGGCCGACTCCTTCGCCACCGTCCTCTACCAGGCGTCCACCATGGGCATCATGGCGCTGGCCGTCTCGCTGCTGATGATCGGCGGCGAGTTCGACCTGTCCGCCGGTGTCGCCGTCACCTCCTCGGCGCTGGCCGCGTCCATGCTCAGTTTCCAGCTGACCGCCAATGTCTGGGTGGGCGTGATCGTCGCCCTGCTGGTCTCGCTCGGCGTCGGCATGATCAACGGACTGCTGCTGATCCGGACCGGACTGCCCAGCTTCCTGGTCACCCTCGCCAGCTTCCTGATGCTCCAGGGCGCCAACCTGGCCGTCACCAAGCTGCTGACCGGCAATGTCGCCACCGACACCATCAACGACATGGACGGCTTCGACCAGGCCAAGTCGCTCTTCGCCTCCGAGCTCTCCGTCTTCGGTGTCGATGTGAAGGTGACCGTGGTGTGGTGGCTCGTCTTCGCGGCCATCGCCACCTGGGTGCTGCTGCGCACCAAGTTCGGCAACTGGATCTTCGCGGCGGGCGGTTCGAAGGAGAGCGCCCGCGCCGTCGGCGTACCGGTGAACCTCACCAAGATCGCCCTGTTTATGACCGTCGGCTTCGCCGCCTGGTTCGTCGGTATGCATCTGCTCTTCGAGTACAACACCGTGCAGGCGGGCGAGGGTGTCGGCAACGAGTTCTACTACATCATCGCGGCGGTGATCGGCGGCTGTCTGCTCACCGGCGGCTACGGCTCGGCGATCGGCGCGGTCCTGGGCGCCTTCATCTTCGGCATGGTCAACCAGGGCATCGTCTACGCCAACTGGAACCCGGACTGGTTCAAGTTCTTCGTGGGCGTGATGCTGCTGCTCGCGACGCTCGTCAATCTGTGGGTGCGCCGTCAGGCCGCCAGGAGGTGA